The genomic window GTAATGTCCGTAAGAAAACGTGTGGTTGATTATCtcacttaaattatttattaaatattaacaatgatgtaaaaattaaatatattaatgcaaattCTAAATGGAAAAACTAGGACTCCGTccacaaataaaaagaaaacaatttttaaaaactatgttacaaattaatttttataacaatttaatgatatgtttgttttattattcttttaatcttCATCTATGAATAAGTATCTTGTTTTtcagaaacaaaaatcaagataaaaatgattaattgacGATATACTGTGATACAAGCAACATAAGTCACAGATGCATAAGTAAGATAATCATCCTTTTGCTTGTTActatttcatataatatttggtcaaattattttcgatataAATCAGTAAGTATGCAAGTAAGCAATATCATTATTTGTACAACTAGTATATAAACAGTTATTGTTATTAACATACATTTCTTCAACCCACATGTGTACCagtcgaatatttttaattttatttatatagcactattttaaagttttgctGTCACACATATAAGGATTCGGAATTGATTTTAAGCATGTTGTTTCAGATATTTAGTTTTGATTCTGTTATATTATACTATACATTTGAGTTTTTACAccatcaaaataaatttcacatttGCTTTATGTCTCTCTGTATCTCTCGTCATCATTATAATCTAGAGTTTCTTCATCTACAAAATTTACTACAACACACAAGGATATCACGATTCTGTATAAcataacagaaaaattatttacgtaaagtaataaaaattttggtGTGCTTTTCACATTATTTCTGTCgatgtgtaatatatttttaataaaaattaacaattaataattttatatttttttatatgtaaaatatgttagAAGTTTTTGGAGACATAGTGGGTTGAAtacattatttcaattttaaatagcaTCAGGCACTGTCAACCCTTCGTAGATTtcacaataaatttaaatttacaatgttttaattaaatattgtacgcaagtatcgtataaatgtttttgGTATAGTACTATCTACGATGGGTTTCACTGTACGAAAGTTAATGTTACAACTCGCGAAAGAAGAATCCATCGTATTgagaatttcaatttcaaacaataatttctattcgtttttttttctgacagtattttaatttaattaatcatataataataatttttctttgataatatGCAATTTTCTACAATTTCTTTCCTCATACATAAAAGATATGTTTTTATCTTGTATAATACGTCATAAATGGAAAGCTAAATCTTGGTTTGCTCTTGTATCAACAAAGTACACAACAAAATTTAGACAGATACTTCGGTACCGTGTTAAACTATggcattttattaaacttaataataTAGATCACAAGAGATTATAGatagattaaatataataggAAGTGTAAACTGTATGAgtgtaatgtaatgtaattattCTGTCCTAAATTCAACATGGACGATGAGGACTGTATAGAATTATGCTGATTCATTTGATTGCACTTGTACTTCCAAAACTTTGTACGCGGATTCGCATTtcagaataaatatattcatttttacattattattttgtaatactcGCAATTGTTATCTTGTATGCCAGCATccaagatatttttaatatgtgcGCCAAATGATAGCCGGCAAAATTCCGATTGTGGAAAATTACATcataataaatgattaaataaatgtgcgaacgtttatatacatataataatgtacGAACACACGTGTATTCGTGAAGAAGAAGTCTGTGCGttgtacaaatatattacgaTTGTTACCTTAGACATTTTTCTAGTATCcgagataaaaagattttgttttttagattgaggtttaaaacaattaaattttagaaagagactatatatatgcatatattattcattaagaaatataataaaatttaatgtacatGGTCAAatattgctatttttttacatcactAATAGagatgataaataaattattgctttAATTCATGGCTACAACAGAGTGCCACGAGATGTactcaaaattttaattaattattcataaaattaaaaactaaacaTAAAAGtgacataatttttatgattgatattaaatttgccGGGACTTTGCCTAATCCTTTCAGCGCGATTGTTGAAAAAGTAGCTTTGTTTTAGATCGAAACTGCTACTGTAAATCTCGAGCAAAAACTTGCACGAAAGTTGCCTCGCAATTTATGTCCTCCGTGCGATTAAGATAATGCCCCGATTACGCATGTATCTTAACAACTTATCTTCGTGGCACCATTGTGATTCAGCTTGTGATTAATAGCGCAACCGTCCTCTTGAATGGTTTTAAGATATTCTTCTAACAGCGACGCCAAATTACGTCGTTTAAAGCGTAATGATTCTTTTACTATGTCTTTTACAAACGCAAGCCGTATATCTAAGGTCCCCTGAACTTGATGTAAGTGTGAAAACAGTGTTGCGTAATCTGAAACGAAATGAATTGATCACGTGTTAACGCTGTTACAAGAATATTACCAATAGCGGTAGATAGGTATGTTAATcctttgttaattattaatctcgCAACGTttcttaatatataaaaaagaaccgACGGACGCGTCGAACACTTACTTTTCCCTCTTCTTCGCACCTCCTTGTAAACGAGTTCTCGAATGCTCAAATTGTGTCGCCTGACGTCCTCCAATTCTTTCTTTGTCAACTTTCGCTCCCGTTCGATTTTCGGCTCACGTTTCTCCTCGACATGATTCGTTAGTCTCTCATCAGCGACACTGTCCACAACTCGCACGCTATTCTCAATACAGTCGTTAATCGATAACCGACTACACTCGTTCTTCGCGTTGTCGGTCCGTTCACTTTTAATATCACTCTTCGGTATGGTATCAACATTATTAACTATCGGTGTTAAAACTGGCGGCGTATCCATATGATTATTAACGTGCTCTACCGGAATCGGCTCGAAAACCGGAATGACCGGCATTTCCGCGAGACCGTTTACCAATTTTTCGGACGCGCTTGAACACGGCAATGATGCATGACCTGGCGATACATTCGGCAAACTGGGCAAGATCGGCGGAACGCTCGTGTCGGCGATTggtgttgctgctgctgtcACCGCTATTTGGTTCTTTGTCTCTTCCATCAACCAAGGAATTGGAGAACTTGGTGGAGTAAGCGTATATGAGGGTCGACGCACAATTACGTCTTTCGGTATGGGCCCGGGTTTTCTCTTGTTAGGCGGTGGTCTCGGGGAGGCCGAGCCTCCACCATCCGACTGTGGCAAAGTACGCTTGAGACCACCCTTTGACGTTGAGGATGTCGCGCCAACTATATCGATATCCGCTTCGTCTACCATCATTCTCTTGTCTATCTTAAAGGGATTACctgtgaaaattatttcattatattaatttttttttacatatttatatataaagattatttttgtaaatgtttCGCTGAATAATTACCAAACATATGCTGTCTGACTGGTACACTTTCGATTTCTCTCAACGGCGGAGTCATTCGTTTCAAATATTCTTGATAATTTCCCATTTGGGATAAAGGCATCGAATGAACATAGTCGTCGTCAAGTAATTTCGTATGTAATAAGCCAGGCTGCAGGAAATTTGCGCGCATCCGCACGACTTGATCAAGCAACGACTTTCTCGGTACATCAAAGGCATTCCTATAACTATGCGCACCACGTTGTTGTTGCTGATTTTTTACCAGCCCGACGACGAAGCCTCCGAATTCATTGAGCTGATCGCGGAGACCTGTAAATTTGTCTTGCAACAAAGGATGGGACACCTACACAAAACACAGATATACAATAACGCAATAGTTAACATATTAATGATAGTAATGATATTACAAatcaattttcaattaaatcttACCAAATCCTTCCTCAGCGGTGCTTTCGGTATAACTCTCACCCCTTCCGTCACTACGCTCGTAGTACAGTTAGATAAATTCTTTGTAAGATTCGAAGCGGCTACTTGCTTAGAAATAACCTCATTGCATAACCGATCAAATTCAATTTTGGCCTGATTTTTCAgccgttttaaataatttaagacaCTGTACGATAAAGAATTATCCATATTATCGGGTATCAAGGTTTGTGCCAGAGGCGCGGACGCGCCCATTCTGGTTAACGCTCTTCTCAACGACTGCAACaaacaatatttcaataaaaaaatgtttacaaaataatatatatatatatatatattcatgcAATGTACAAACTTACAGCAGCATAATAAGTAGGCATAGTTCTTATGTAAGCCTGAAATTGTGCCCTCCATTCAGGCGTCGGTTTTTGTCTGTGTACTTTAAAAAGCTCTTCCAGCAGCGGTAATAGTACAGGATAATTATAAGGCATGACGAAAAGATTAACACAAGTCAAGTTTGTACTAGCTTTCAAGTAACCGAACGGATGACCCACTTCGCTTGATTTGTACGAATTAGCAACAAACACTTGCCAACATGTTGTCGGCTGTTTCCGCGCTAAGATGTACTGCGTCAAAGGGCTCGGTTCCAGTTCGTACTTATCGAACGGGAGGTTCTCGATCACCATCGGCTCCTGACTGGTGCACGTAAATTTAACATTCGGATGCGCCGATCGCGGCGGTAACGAGCTGGCGCTGAGATCTGGCCAAAAACTCTCAGGAATCGGCCAAAAGCCTACCGCGAATCCCTTTTGGGCCGACCGCGGAACGTAGATCAAGCGTCTGCAGCAATGCCAAGCGGTGTTTCCTGGCGCTAATGCATTCGGATACTGAGCGCGCGGACCATTCATTGCATTACCGTCGTCCTCGTTCTCTTCCTCGTCCTGATGTAGCAAAGCCTCGCTAGTTAACGGCGGTGGATCAGGACCGATCTTTTCAAAGTTTATCACCACGCCCGATTGTACTTTTTGTACCAGAGAATCTATGCACTGTATCATCATTCTAAATGATGTGATACAATATGATCGACCTGTaacgaaagaattaaataaaagtcaatcttaattctttctttctcacgaGCCTCTAAGAAAACTGCATAACAGTTTGCTACTCTAAAATTGCTATTATAACGTGCAAATTCTTAACCTCCAGTTACTTCACACATTGCATCTATCGGTGACGCATCACTTGCTACCAAGCCAATATCTCGCTCGACGGCTGGTGTCCCCGACAAACGCAGCACCAAAGAAAACAATCTTTGGTCCCATCTAAATGGTTCTTTCGTCAGTTCGGATCCAGGTATTGGGGAATGCATTGGCAATGTAAACTGTAAGAAAataccgtttctttttttttacaatgaaCAGAAACTTCTGCCTTAGTCGACGATTACGATAAAATCATACTTACGTCTTGGTGAACTCCACTGTTAGTTGTATATTTTCCCCCGTCTGTAATGACAACTATAACGGATGGTTCCAAATAAAATGGACATCTCCCTTGGCCGTATGTATCTATACCGGTTTGCATACGATTTATATTCAATACATCCAACGCGTGCTTCAAAGCGGCGCCTAATGTCGTCAAGCCGATACACTGTAAGTTTTTCAGTTCATTCATAAATGTTGCTAGGTTCTCTTTCCATCCCGCCTGAAAAAGAAtcgtttctaattaaaatattatttcccaAGTAAGCCTGATGTAAAagtagaacaaaaaaaaaagatatattgtATGTAGGAGAGCAATTCATTCATATAGATCTTTCAATCCTCAACCACTGTACTACGGattaaaagatattacaaaattaattgagagcaaaaaaaatatataaatcgtaatttattttgtaattaatgaaaagtaaaaatgcagaatataaaaatgattttcgaGCGGATgcgatatcgcgtttaaaTCTCGGAAATCTGGCGCGCGAATGTGGGTGGAGGGCGCTCTTTTCTCCTCGTTACACCGGTAACACGCGTCTTTCGTAGATACAGAGTagagaataaaacaaaagtagGGAAAGAGAATGGAAAGAGCCACGAGAAGCAAAGAGCACGCTCGTCTCTTTCTGTTTTTGCGTGTATCTACAGCGCATTAATTATTCGGCGCCATTAATCTGACTTAACCCAACCCGAGACTCaaaggaagaggagaaagagagagagagaaacagagaaagaaTGCGTTTCTCTCGGGCAGCATCTTCCAAGTTGATTACGTGAAAGGGCACAATGTAGACGTAAACGCGGAGCAGGAGACGTGTCGAAGGGAgagcgaaaaataaaacgaaaaaaagagcaGAATGAGAGAATGAAAGGCGCGTGATGCGGATGTACCTTGATGTTCTGAGGTGGATCTTCGAAGGTCAGGAGCATGTAGCGATCCCCGCGGCTTTCCGGCGATCTCTGTCGCACCTGAAAAAGGattatttgattttcttttgcttttttcgaatttatttagCATGCAAGCGCGCATAGAGGTGATAGCGAATCGCGTCACCCTCCTGGTCACCGCTACCTGGCCGACCGAGAAAGACGGAGAGAGCGTAGAAAggggaaacgagagagagacaaCTATACTTCCCTCTTCTTTTCCCGTCTCCCTCCATCCCTCTGCATCGCCGCACGgcacgacgacgaggacggtGACTCCGCTCGGTGCGGTGCGGCACGGTGCGGTGCGGTGCGGCGCGGCGTGGCATGGCGCGGCGCGGTGTGGCGCGGCGTGGCGCGACGAATAAAAGCTGCGTCCGCAACCTCAGGGCGTACCTTGACGAAGGTCTCGACGGCACTCTTAGCTACGTCCAAAAGCGTAGGCCGACCCCCCAAATAAGCCCTCTGATTCATGGAGGCCGAGGTGTCGATCAGAAATACTATTATGGTCATCTTCGAGGACGGTGACGGCGGTAGGAGCGGCGGTAACAATCACAACGACAGCGACGGTGACGGCGGAGGCGGAGGCAGAGGCGGCgacggcagcggcggcgatgacgacgatgacggcgACGAGACCCGAatcgcgctcgcgcgtcgtaACGTGCTCGTTGCTCGTCTATTAACTGGCGAGCACCGAGACGCGGGTCCTGTCCTGTCGCGCTCTGACCCGTTGGAACTAGCTAGTTAGGCGCCCtacggcggcgacgacgatgacgacggcggcggcggcgacgacgacgacggtggtGTGGAGCATAGCTGCCACGACCATTGAACGGCTCTCTGCGAATATGCTCTCTGAAAAACTTCTCTTTTATCGTAACGGCGCTCGCTTGGGCcgtttctccctctctcggTCTGTCTCTCTCAATCTTTCTCGCTCATACGTTCGCTGCGGAGCCCTGTGTGCGTATATATACCCAATGAATACGTATGAGGCCAGGCGAGAGTATGCGATCGGTGGTACAGGGGTATATCGCGCGTATGTGTGCTGCCAGCCCTCCCTCTATCTTTCGCGCTAACGCTGTCTCCCTTCGCTTCGGTTGGTCATCTTCGTCCATTTCAGTCGCACGAGTACACGTAACGACATAGACCCGTGCCACGTGATCGCGCCCAACACGTCGTCATTGGTTCCCTACCATCGTCGTCGCGTGCTGCACCCTCTTGACGTTTCGTCCTCGTCTCGCCGGTGTCCCGCGTCCTGCACTTCGCTTCGCCAAGGTGCAGACGGTGCGGTAAGTGTACCAGCGGGAGACctacttcttcttttttttctcccctctgATCGACTTGTCGCATCACCGTGTAGCGTACACTTTGTAGCGCTTTGGGAAATACAACGCCGTCCGTTCTATGCGTTTCGCCTCGTCTCGCCTCGCCACAGACGGGCGCAGGCTGCTTTTGCGATGCTTTCTTTGAAAGCGGCACTCCGAAAGGATAATCGAACGAACGTGGATAGGTTATCTAgtcgtctttctctcttttctctacTACTTCAACCTACCGGCGACCACCGATACGAACGTATCGGACAAACGCTGCGTAGGTGGATAAACATCCATATTGATTTTACAAACGCGTTGTACAAAACCATTGCGCGTCTAATCAATGTAAAACAGCAGTTTAGTAACAGCTGTGGCAGCAGCAGCAATAACAAAGTATTAATTGGCTCATTCTACAAGTAATTCCCTTTAGTTTATCATCGCGATACAAGTTCTTGACATTTTACCTTTAATCGAGAATAAGCACGCTTATTATTTacaacttattaattattaatttctaacgaACAAAGTTTTTAggtttgtaattaaaaaagaataaaccACTATAGCAAGATCTTataactgtaataaaaaattgccaGAGTATGAAAAATTAACTGAGGTAGATAAGAGATTAGCAAACATTGagatattacatatgttttgCACTCAATCTAAACGACAGATACagaatttatcattttaatttatgctgCTGCTACATATTCAATGTGTAACTAATAATCTAgcaattacaatattaatgataatttttgaTTCTGGTActtgaacatttttttttctttttttttttttgtacacgCAATAATTGCTTTGTTGTTTATGTCGCAATATTTAGGAAATAACGCAATAAATACGACGATAATAAAGCtcattatctatttatttaaatgcaattaaaacttACAATTTTAGTCAATCAGTAAAACTAAAAGTTTCGTATGATTACAGGTATAATGTAACgtgatataataaaagaagattTATCGCTGGAGAGCATCTTGAAGTGTCCGTGGTACCGCATCGAAAGACCTCAGCGAAAGTGCGGCGGCTTTTAAAGCTATGGAGATACAGTCGATTTCATTCAGCTTCTTATGAATTCCGTAGATTATTCCGGCCGCGAGGCAATCTCCGCATCCGCTCACGCTCAGAATTTCACCCGTCTTCTCCGCACCGTTGGCGACAGGGTACAATCGAGACACGATCGGGGAATCGGCTATCAGTTCACCGTGCTCGTTGTAGAAAGGTACGTTTGCCGAAGCTCTTCGTGTGACCTGTGAGACAGCAGAGTTAACAAGTATGTCGAAACATTATTGTTTTTAGCAACGAGAGTTCAACACTATACGAACCAGAACTCCCTCAGCACCCAAAGTGGTTACGACAACCGGAATATGCTCGGCCAATTGTTCCGCTACGCTTTTCACGCCCGCCAAGTCCATATCTTCGGCGATCGGGATGTTGAAGTGTTCGCCTATGACTTTCAGCTCATTCTGGTTTGGTGAAATAAAATGAAGCACGTTTTCCCAATGTGATCCGACCTCAAATATCCTCTTGGCTTTGTTGATGTCCGTGGGCTCGTACCAGACTAccgagaaaaattattgcattgAAAATTACAGGTCTACCTTGCTGCAACTAAACACGAAAGCTACAATTCAATTCAAGTGAGTGCTGTGCCCGATCAGGCTGAGTTTTAAGTAGTTTTTAATCTAATAACATTTctatatgatatttttatactttttctgACTTAATTGATCACTTTATATATCCCTTTCATGTTGGTACAGTATAAATCtgtaaattgaataattattaatttaagttttCATGCTAATAAAAATGTCATCATGTTTAAATTGCTATaaatgatttataaaaatatttaaggtTTCAAACTTGGACTTCTAATCCACGACGAGGCGGTGTTAATTAGATCATTGAAGCCCACTttcaagaattaatataaacgtttCGACCTGTGCTGATTTTGCGATAAAGGAGGTACCAGAAAATTGAAAAGGATTTTGCACTTCTCGCGTTAATCTTCTTCccgagtataaaaaaaaaaaaaaaaaaaaaaaaaaacttatcggTAAAGATTGAGGGGAAGAGGGGCAGAAGGTCGTTGAAATTCCAAGGGGAGAAGGGACGTTATACGGAATGCACAGCGCGCTCTAGCGATCAAGAACCGATCTAGACCTCCTCCAGAGGAAGTTGCATACTTCTGTGTCGAAGCGAATCACGACGTTATACACGTTGCATTTAACATTCAACAATCTGAAGGTGTAACGTTTCTCTTTCCGTTGTCCTTCGTTACGTGCGCGTCCACGTGCGATGGGGAAGACGAGGACGGGCAAGGCCGCCGTCATATGCACGGCGGTAGCATTCATTCTAGTGGTGATCGCGTTCACCACACCCAATTGGCTGGAAACCGACGGAAAACTAGAAAATCCGCAATTCGTCAAGATCGGTAAGATGTTAAAATTAACCGGCATTAAAACTTCTACCTACAaacaattaacattaaaaaaaatatatatttaatgcattGTTGAATTTCACAAGATGTCACTCTTGCAGGATGTTATTAAATTCGTGTAGACGAAAAATGTAAcgaaaaaattctcttttactGTATACTTTAAAGCCAAGTTATCGGTTGAGCCTGCTGTTAATCACTTCAGTCATTATTAGTATCTCTCTCTATTTACTGTTGTTTCTTGATATGTATtgtgttacatttaattgatcatgtaataaagataattattttattcatttcttcTATTGAGAAACAACGTTGTCTTTGCAGGCCTCTGGCAAGTGTGTTTCCAAGGATTCCAGGACCCACGCCATCTCTACGACACTAGATTCTACGGCTGTTGGTGGGTGTTTGAAGAGGAGTATTACATTATACACGACATACTCCTGCCCGACTTCTTTGTCGCCACACAGTTTTTCTTCACGCTGTGCCTAACTTTGTTGCTGATAGGAAGTTTTCTGACCATTTTGTATACCTGTTGCTCGCGTCACCACGACAAGTATCAGCTGCTTTTATGGACGACTGGTGGTAATTTAACTCTCGCAGGTTTATGCGGAATTATATCAGTAATTATATTCGGCGCCAGAGGTGACGGACGCGACTGGATGCCGAATTGGGAGCATAATGACATTAGTTGGTCATTCGCCTTAGCTGTCGTAGGCAGCGTTACTTTGGTAGCTGCCGGTATTTTATTCTTGATCGAAGGGCGTAGGCACAGAAAGAAGCAGGAACGAATACTCAACGAGGAACAAAAAACACATACGACCATTTAGCACATTTTTACGTCGTAATCTAATGCAGACAATCGAATTCACTCGTGACATGCATTAAACAATTGCAAAAAAACGCTAACAAATTTATACCACGTAAAATATCACGGACAAATCTTTAAagactaataattttatattgttacgtaTGTACTCGtcgtaattattacataagATCTGTCGATATAATTCTAAGATAATTATAAGATATATgatatatgcatattttaaagaatttaaaggaATTGGATATCGGAGTCATTCTACGATTATCCTCGCGTTGACAAgtttaaattatgcaaaatatcatttattgaaaaaagtGCACGAGattctatatattattaagtGCTATTAAATGTGTCTGCTTGACGCacatatcttaaaaaaaaattccgtccattaatcatttttattgtctttttatatctttttttttttaatattaagaactaattttatatatgtatatacatataagttctatatatattaatgttacgAGAAATGAATCTACTTGTATGTCGTACACagacaatataataaaataatttttcttaaataaccGGCATGTCATTTGTACTCGGATACAGATTGCATGTAATAATTCTCGAGCAcgaattaaatcaattaattttatgcatgCAGTGACCCACTTTGTTCT from Cardiocondyla obscurior isolate alpha-2009 linkage group LG19, Cobs3.1, whole genome shotgun sequence includes these protein-coding regions:
- the Ints6 gene encoding integrator complex subunit 6, with amino-acid sequence MTIIVFLIDTSASMNQRAYLGGRPTLLDVAKSAVETFVKVRQRSPESRGDRYMLLTFEDPPQNIKAGWKENLATFMNELKNLQCIGLTTLGAALKHALDVLNINRMQTGIDTYGQGRCPFYLEPSVIVVITDGGKYTTNSGVHQDFTLPMHSPIPGSELTKEPFRWDQRLFSLVLRLSGTPAVERDIGLVASDASPIDAMCEVTGGRSYCITSFRMMIQCIDSLVQKVQSGVVINFEKIGPDPPPLTSEALLHQDEEENEDDGNAMNGPRAQYPNALAPGNTAWHCCRRLIYVPRSAQKGFAVGFWPIPESFWPDLSASSLPPRSAHPNVKFTCTSQEPMVIENLPFDKYELEPSPLTQYILARKQPTTCWQVFVANSYKSSEVGHPFGYLKASTNLTCVNLFVMPYNYPVLLPLLEELFKVHRQKPTPEWRAQFQAYIRTMPTYYAASLRRALTRMGASAPLAQTLIPDNMDNSLSYSVLNYLKRLKNQAKIEFDRLCNEVISKQVAASNLTKNLSNCTTSVVTEGVRVIPKAPLRKDLVSHPLLQDKFTGLRDQLNEFGGFVVGLVKNQQQQRGAHSYRNAFDVPRKSLLDQVVRMRANFLQPGLLHTKLLDDDYVHSMPLSQMGNYQEYLKRMTPPLREIESVPVRQHMFGNPFKIDKRMMVDEADIDIVGATSSTSKGGLKRTLPQSDGGGSASPRPPPNKRKPGPIPKDVIVRRPSYTLTPPSSPIPWLMEETKNQIAVTAAATPIADTSVPPILPSLPNVSPGHASLPCSSASEKLVNGLAEMPVIPVFEPIPVEHVNNHMDTPPVLTPIVNNVDTIPKSDIKSERTDNAKNECSRLSINDCIENSVRVVDSVADERLTNHVEEKREPKIERERKLTKKELEDVRRHNLSIRELVYKEVRRRGKNYATLFSHLHQVQGTLDIRLAFVKDIVKESLRFKRRNLASLLEEYLKTIQEDGCAINHKLNHNGATKISC
- the Kune gene encoding uncharacterized protein Kune, with product MGKTRTGKAAVICTAVAFILVVIAFTTPNWLETDGKLENPQFVKIGLWQVCFQGFQDPRHLYDTRFYGCWWVFEEEYYIIHDILLPDFFVATQFFFTLCLTLLLIGSFLTILYTCCSRHHDKYQLLLWTTGGNLTLAGLCGIISVIIFGARGDGRDWMPNWEHNDISWSFALAVVGSVTLVAAGILFLIEGRRHRKKQERILNEEQKTHTTI